The following coding sequences are from one Mycolicibacterium aichiense window:
- the corA gene encoding magnesium/cobalt transporter CorA, whose translation MPSFRPRPQALLGVTRTRSAPVDVKRIHVPVARAMVDCAVYVEGDRLAGKFTHAAALERVRELEAGGQKAFVWIGLHEPDEHQMQAVAEVFGLHPLAVEDAVHAHQRPKVERYDDTLFLVLKTVTYVPHESVALAREIVETGEIMVFVGPDFVVTVRHGDHTGLAGLRKHLEEERQHLALGPYAVMHAIADHVVDTYRDVSELMECDIDAIESETFSPLKKTDIEPIYLLKREVVELRRAVSPLTVALGRFNPDFKDLMSKEVLRYMRDVLDHAAQAADRIESYDEMLSSLVQAALAKVGMQQNVDMRKISAWVAIAAVPTMIAGIYGMNFEHMPELSWTWGYPAVLALMATVCGFLYLNFRRNNWL comes from the coding sequence ATGCCGTCGTTTCGTCCACGCCCACAGGCTCTGCTGGGAGTGACCCGTACCCGATCCGCCCCCGTCGACGTCAAACGCATTCACGTGCCAGTCGCTCGGGCCATGGTCGACTGCGCGGTCTACGTCGAGGGTGACCGGCTTGCCGGCAAGTTCACCCACGCCGCCGCGCTGGAACGGGTTCGCGAGCTCGAGGCCGGCGGGCAGAAGGCGTTCGTCTGGATCGGCCTGCACGAACCCGACGAACATCAGATGCAGGCGGTCGCCGAGGTGTTCGGCCTGCACCCGCTGGCCGTCGAGGATGCGGTGCACGCCCACCAGCGCCCCAAGGTCGAACGCTACGACGACACCCTGTTCCTGGTCCTCAAGACGGTGACGTACGTGCCGCACGAGTCGGTCGCGCTGGCCCGTGAAATCGTCGAAACCGGCGAGATCATGGTGTTCGTCGGCCCCGACTTCGTCGTGACGGTGCGCCACGGCGACCACACCGGACTGGCCGGGCTTCGCAAACACCTGGAAGAAGAACGCCAGCACCTGGCACTGGGCCCGTATGCGGTCATGCACGCGATCGCCGACCACGTCGTGGACACCTACCGCGACGTCAGCGAACTGATGGAATGCGATATCGACGCCATCGAGTCGGAGACATTCTCGCCGCTGAAGAAGACCGACATCGAGCCGATCTATCTGCTCAAGCGGGAAGTCGTCGAATTGCGAAGGGCGGTCTCACCTCTCACCGTCGCACTCGGCCGATTCAATCCCGACTTCAAGGACCTGATGTCCAAAGAGGTGCTGCGCTATATGCGCGACGTCCTGGACCACGCGGCACAGGCGGCCGACCGGATCGAGTCCTATGACGAGATGCTGTCGTCGCTGGTGCAGGCCGCGCTGGCGAAGGTGGGCATGCAGCAGAACGTCGACATGCGCAAGATCTCGGCGTGGGTCGCGATCGCCGCGGTGCCGACGATGATCGCGGGCATCTACGGCATGAACTTCGAGCACATGCCGGAACTGTCATGGACCTGGGGTTACCCGGCGGTGCTCGCCCTCATGGCGACGGTCTGCGGGTTCCTCTACCTGAACTTCCGGCGCAACAACTGGCTGTGA
- a CDS encoding suppressor of fused domain protein, giving the protein MSEPLDSVRAHLRGHFADAGLDAEPDSASVTFLGLERIEVLRFGPDASGVAHYVTLGCSLHPMTEPTAGIADPLHGPRAEVVLTLRATTAPPGLARSLAVVAATPAVEGVVLVADALIDLSAPLWDGAAFTAVLLGDSALPDLPLEAPRDPVRFLAAIPVTQTEAAWVRLKGADAMRQAWLDDGVDVLDPNRRAAQPG; this is encoded by the coding sequence GTGAGCGAGCCCCTGGATTCGGTCCGCGCTCACCTACGCGGCCACTTCGCCGACGCCGGACTCGACGCCGAGCCGGATTCGGCGAGCGTCACGTTCCTCGGGCTGGAGCGCATCGAGGTGTTGCGCTTCGGGCCGGACGCCAGCGGGGTGGCTCACTATGTGACGCTGGGCTGTTCGCTGCACCCGATGACCGAACCGACGGCCGGCATCGCCGACCCGTTGCACGGCCCGCGCGCCGAGGTCGTCCTCACCCTGCGCGCCACCACCGCACCCCCGGGTCTGGCCCGCAGCCTGGCCGTCGTGGCGGCGACGCCGGCCGTCGAGGGGGTGGTGCTGGTCGCCGACGCGCTGATCGACCTGTCCGCGCCGCTCTGGGACGGTGCCGCGTTCACCGCTGTGCTGCTGGGTGATTCGGCTCTTCCCGACCTGCCGCTGGAGGCGCCCCGCGACCCGGTGCGCTTCCTGGCGGCGATCCCGGTGACGCAGACCGAGGCGGCGTGGGTACGGCTCAAGGGTGCCGACGCGATGCGCCAGGCCTGGCTCGACGACGGAGTCGACGTGCTGGACCCGAACCGGCGTGCGGCGCAACCGGGTTAG